A genomic window from Gossypium hirsutum isolate 1008001.06 chromosome D10, Gossypium_hirsutum_v2.1, whole genome shotgun sequence includes:
- the LOC107913656 gene encoding ISWI chromatin-remodeling complex ATPase CHR11 isoform X2, with protein sequence MAKSSKPASSDEPLSNGSDSSEDERINDRMEEDDDDDEELEAVARSDAASDEDDEPVPEEIADEDESNGDDPEVSKREKERLKEMQKLKKQKVQEILDAQNAAIDADMNNRGKGRLKYLLQQTELFAHFAKGDQSSSQKKVKGRGRHASKVTEEEEDEECLKEEEDGLSGNTRLVTQPSCIQGKMRDYQLAGLNWLIRLYENGINGILADEMGLGKTLQTISLMGYLHEYRGITGPHMVVAPKSTLGNWMNEIRRFCPVLRAVKFLGNPEERRCIREELLVAGKFDVCVTSFEMAIKEKSTLRRFSWRYIIIDEAHRIKNENSLLSKTMRLYNTNYRLLITGTPLQNNLHELWSLLNFLLPEIFSSAETFDEWFQISGENDQQEVVQQLHKVLRPFLLRRLKSDVEKGLPPKKETILKVGMSQMQKQYYRALLQKDLEVVNAGGERKRLLNIAMQLRKCCNHPYLFQGAEPGPPYTTGDHLITNAGKMVLLDKLLPKLKERDSRVLIFSQMTRLLDILEDYLMFRGYLYCRIDGNTGGEDRDASIESFNKPGSEKFVFLLSTRAGGLGINLATADVVILYDSDWNPQVDLQAQDRAHRIGQKKEVQVFRFCTEYTIEEKVIERAYKKLALDALVIQQGRLAEQKTVNKDELLQMVRFGAEMVFSSKDSTITDEDIDRIIAKGEAATAELDAKMKKFTEDAIKFKMDDTAELYDFDDDKDEIKFDLKKIVSENWIEPPKRERKRNYSESEYFKQTMHQSAPAKPKEPRIPRMPQLHDFQFFNTQRLSELYEKEVRYLMQTHQKNQVKDTIDVDEPEGGDPLTAEELEEKERLLEEGFSSWSRRDFNTFIRACEKYGRNDIKSIASEMEGKTDQEVERYAKVFKERFKELNDYDRIIKNIERGEARISRKDEIMKAIGKKLDRYKNPWLEMKIQYGQNKGKLYNEECDRFMVCMVHKLGYGNWEELKAAFRTSPLFRFDWFVKSRTTQELARRCDTLIRLVEKENQECDERERQARKEKKLAKNITPSKRGGRQPTESPTQQKKRKQLSMDDYANSGKKRK encoded by the exons ATGGCGAAATCGTCGAAGCCGGCGTCGTCTGATGAACCCCTATCCAATGGCTCCGATTCTTCTGAAGATGAGCGAATCAACGACCGGATGGAGGAAGACGACGACGACGACGAAGAGCTCGAAGCCGTTGCACGCTCCGACGCCGCTTCCGACGAAGACGATGAACCCGTCCCTGAAGAAATCGCCGATGAG gaCGAGTCTAACGGTGATGATCCAGAAGTTAGTAAGCGTGAAAAGGAAAGGTTAAAAGAAATGCAGAAGCTAAAGAAGCAGAAGGTTCAGGAAATATTGGACGCTCAGAATGCTGCCATTGATGCCGATATG AATAATAGGGGGAAGGGGCGTTTGAAGTATCTTTTGCAGCAAACAGAGTTGTTTGCTCATTTTGCTAAAGGTGACCAATCTTCATCACAAAAAAAGGTGAAAGGAAG GGGCCGTCATGCTTCAAAAGTAactgaagaggaagaagatgaagagtgTTTGAAGGAGGAAGAAGATGGTTTGTCTGGAAATACACGGTTGGTGACTCAGCCTTCTT GTATTCAGGGAAAGATGAGGGACTACCAACTTGCTGGTTTAAATTGGCTTATACGACTGTATGAGAATGGTATCAATGGAATTCTAGCAGATGAAATG GGATTGGGAAAAACTTTGCAAACCATCTCCTTAATGGGCTATCTGCATGAATACCGCGGGATTACTGGCCCTCATATGGTTGTTGCTCCAAAATCAACTCTTGGTAACTGGATGAATGAAATTCGTCGGTTTTGCCCAGTCTTGCGAGCTGTAAAGTTTCTTGGGAATCCTGAGGAACGA AGATGCATCCGTGAGGAGTTACTGGTTGCTGGGAAGTTTGATGTCTGTGTCACAAGTTTTGAAATGGCCATCAAGGAGAAGTCTACCTTGCGTCGTTTTAGTTGGCGCTATATAATTATTGATGAAGCCCATCGAATCAAGAATGAGAATTCACTCCTTTCAAAAACAATGAGACTCTACAATACTAATTACCGTCTTCTTATTACGGGTACTCCACTTCAG AATAATCTCCATGAGCTTTGGTCTCTTCTTAACTTTTTATTGCCGGAGATTTTTAGTTCAGCTGAAACCTTTGATGAGTGGTTCCAGATTTCTGGTGAAAATGATCAGCAGGAAGTCGTTCAACAACTTCACAAG GTTCTTCGTCCATTTCTCCTTCGTAGATTGAAGTCAGATGTTGAAAAAGGTTTGCCTCCCAAGAAGGAAACTATCCTGAAAGTAGGAATGTCCCAGATGCAGAAACAGTACTATAGGGCTTTGTTGCAAAAAGATCTTGAAGTTGTTAATGCTGGTGGAGAGCGTAAGCGTCTTCTGAACATCGCAATGCAGCTGCGCAAATGCTGTAATCACCCATATCTTTTCCAAGGTGCTGAACCTGGACCTCCATATACTACAGGGGACCATCTTATAACCAATGCCG GCAAAATGGTTCTCTTGGACAAGTTACTTCCAAAGCTGAAGGAACGTGATTCTCGAGTTCTGATATTTTCACAG ATGACAAGGCTGCTGGATATTCTTGAAGATTATTTGATGTTTCGCGGGTACCTGTATTGCCGGATTGATGGTAACACAGGTGGAGAAGATCGTGATGCGTCCATTGAATCCTTTAATAAGCCTGGAAGTGAGAAATTTGTTTTCTTGTTATCAACTAGAGCTGGAGGCCTTGGTATTAACCTTGCTACAGCAGATGTTGTCATTCTTTACGATAGTGACTG GAACCCACAAGTTGATTTGCAAGCACAAGATCGTGCTCATAGGATTGGTCAAAAGAAAGAAGTTCAAGTGTTCCGCTTTTGCACGGAG TATACTATTGAGGAAAAGGTGATTGAGAGGGCTTATAAAAAGCTCGCCCTAGATGCTCTGGTTATCCAACAAGGACGATTAGCAGAGCAGAAGA CTGTTAACAAGGATGAGTTGCTTCAAATGGTGAGGTTTGGTGCTGAAATGGTCTTCAGTTCCAAGGATAGCACAATCACTGATGAAGACATTGACAGAATCATTGCCAAAGGAGAAGCAGCAACTGCTGAACTTGATGCCAAGATGAAGAAATTTACTGAGGATGCAATTAAATTTAAGATGGATGATA CTGCTGAATtgtatgattttgatgatgataaG GATGAGATCAAGTTTGACTTAAAGAAAATTGTAAGTGAAAACTGGATTGAACCACCTAAAAGAGAGCGGAAGCGGAA TTACTCAGAATCTGAGTACTTCAAACAAACCATGCACCAGTCAGCTCCAGCAAAACCAAAGGAGCCTCGTATTCCTCGCATGCCTCAACT ACATGATTTCCAATTTTTTAACACTCAGAGGCTAAGTGAGTTGTATGAGAAAGAAGTACGCTATCTCATG cAAACACATCAGAAGAATCAGGTAAAGGACACAATTGATGTGGATGAACCTGAAG GGGGAGATCCATTAACCGCAGAAGAGTTGGAAGAAAAGGAGAGACTACTAGAAGAG GGATTTTCTTCATGGAGTAGAAGAGATTTCAATACTTTCATTAGAGCTTGTGAGAAGTATGGACGGAATGATATAAAAAGTATCGCTTCAGAAATGGAAGGGAAAACTGATCAGGAAGTTGAAAGATATGCTAAAGTTTTTAAGGAACGCTTCAAGgagttaaatg attaTGATAGGATAATTAAGAACATTGAACGAGGAGAGGCCAGAATTTCTAGGAAAGATGAGATCATGAAAGCAATTGGCAAAAAATTGGATCGGTACAAGAATCCCTGGCTGGAAATGAAAATCCAATATGGTCAGAACAAAGGGAAGCTGTACAATGAAGAATGTGATCGATTCATG GTATGCATGGTTCACAAGCTTGGTTACGGGAATTGGGAGGAGTTGAAGGCAGCATTTCGTACATCACCCTTGTTTCGATTTGATTGGTTTGTGAAGTCGCGGACAACTCAAGAGCTGGCTCGGAGATGTGATACCCTCATCCGATTGGTTGAGAAGGAAAACCAAGAATGTGACGAGAGGGAGCGACAAGCCCGCAAGGAAAAGAAACTTGCCAAG AACATAACACCATCGAAGCGCGGAGGGAGGCAGCCAACTGAGAGTCCTACTCAACAAAAGAAACGCAAGCAGCTATCAATGGATGATTATGCGAACTCG GGTAAAAAGAGGAAGTGA
- the LOC107913655 gene encoding serine/threonine-protein kinase PBL27 codes for MGGCFPCFGSSNKAGSNGGGSVKELSKKDSTKDSSVGQPHHVNRVNSDKSKSRSVSDPKKEPAVPKDGPTANIAAQTFTFRELAAATKNFRPECLLGEGGFGRVYKGRLESTGQVVAVKQLDRNGLQGNREFLVEVLMLSLLHHPNLVNLIGYCADGDQRLLVYEFMPLGSLEDHLHDLPSDKEPLDWNTRMRIAAGAAKGLEYLHDKANPPVIYRDLKSSNILLDEGFHPKLSDFGLAKLGPVGDKTHVSTRVMGTYGYCAPEYAMTGQLTLKSDVYSFGVVFLELITGRKAIDNTRAPGEQNLVAWARPLFRDRRKFPKMADPLLQGRYPIRGLYQALAVAAMCLQEQAATRPLIGDVVTALTYLASQTYDPNAPGNQSNRVGPSTQRIKDDRRSMADGLDSPDARGRVGSPSTHRNSPDYRKKNHVREMSSGAELSRNEPGEGSGRKWGSLDESEQQEFHTDSPMNSARARETSRNRDLDRERAVAEAKVWGENWREKKRANAMGDSNGRND; via the exons ATGGGTGGGTGTTTTCCTTGTTTTGGATCATCGAACAAGGCAGGCAGTAATGGTGGGGGCAGTGTGAAAGAACTGAGCAAAAAGGATTCAACTAAAGACAGCTCAGTTGGACAGCCTCATCATGTTAACAGAGTTAATTCAg ACAAATCAAAATCTCGGAGTGTTTCTGATCCTAAGAAGGAACCAGCAGTACCTAAAGATGGACCAACAGCAAATATTGCAGCACAAACATTTACCTTCCGAGAGCTTGCTGCTGCCACGAAGAACTTTAGGCCAGAATGTCTATTAGGAGAAGGGGGGTTTGGACGTGTTTATAAGGGCCGCTTGGAAAGTACTGGACAG GTAGTTGCTGTCAAACAGCTTGATAGAAACGGCCTTCAAGGAAATAGAGAATTTCTTGTTGAAGTTCTCATGCTTAGCCTCTTACACCACCCAAACCTCGTGAATTTGATTGGTTATTGCGCCGATGGGGACCAACGCCTCCTTGTCTACGAGTTTATGCCTTTAGGGTCTTTGGAGGATCATTTACATG ATCTTCCATCCGACAAGGAACCTCTGGACTGGAATACGAGAATGAGGATTGCAGCCGGCGCAGCAAAGGGATTGGAATACTTGCATGATAAAGCTAATCCTCCTGTTATATATAGAGACTTAAAATCATCCAACATCCTTCTTGATGAGGGCTTTCACCCTAAATTATCAGATTTTGGGCTTGCGAAACTCGGTCCTGTTGGTGACAAAACACATGTGTCAACACGTGTGATGGGCACTTATGGTTATTGTGCTCCAGAATATGCAATGACTGGGCAGCTCACGCTAAAATCTGATGTTTACAGTTTCGGGGTAGTCTTTCTTGAGCTTATAACCGGTCGCAAGGCCATTGATAATACACGTGCTCCAGGAGAGCAGAATCTTGTTGCATGG GCACGACCACTTTTCAGAGATCGTAGGAAGTTTCCAAAAATGGCTGACCCACTACTACAAGGTCGTTATCCCATACGAGGATTGTACCAAGCTCTTGCAGTTGCAGCAATGTGTTTGCAGGAGCAAGCAGCAACAAGGCCTCTAATAGGCGATGTTGTGACAGCACTTACATATTTAGCATCGCAAACCTATGACCCTAACGCACCTGGCAATCAAAGCAACAGAGTTGGTCCGTCAACTCAAAGAATCAAGGATGATCGAAGGAGTATGGCAGACGGTCTGGACAGCCCAGATGCACGTGGACGGGTAGGTTCCCCGTCCACCCATAGAAATTCGCCTGATTACAGGAAGAAGAACCATGTTCGGGAAATGAGCAGTGGTGCAGAGTTAAGTAGGAACGAACCTGGAGAGGGATCAGGGAGGAAATGGGGTAGTTTGGATGAATCAGAGCAGCAAGAATTTCATACAGACAGCCCTATGAATTCTGCTAGAGCAAGGGAAACATCACGTAATCGCGATCTTGATAGGGAACGAGCTGTTGCAGAGGCTAAAGTGTGGGGTGAGAATTGGAGGGAGAAAAAACGGGCGAATGCGATGGGTGACTCTAATGGAAGAAACGACTGA
- the LOC107913656 gene encoding ISWI chromatin-remodeling complex ATPase CHR11 isoform X1: protein MAKSSKPASSDEPLSNGSDSSEDERINDRMEEDDDDDEELEAVARSDAASDEDDEPVPEEIADEDESNGDDPEVSKREKERLKEMQKLKKQKVQEILDAQNAAIDADMNNRGKGRLKYLLQQTELFAHFAKGDQSSSQKKVKGRGRHASKVTEEEEDEECLKEEEDGLSGNTRLVTQPSCIQGKMRDYQLAGLNWLIRLYENGINGILADEMGLGKTLQTISLMGYLHEYRGITGPHMVVAPKSTLGNWMNEIRRFCPVLRAVKFLGNPEERRCIREELLVAGKFDVCVTSFEMAIKEKSTLRRFSWRYIIIDEAHRIKNENSLLSKTMRLYNTNYRLLITGTPLQNNLHELWSLLNFLLPEIFSSAETFDEWFQISGENDQQEVVQQLHKVLRPFLLRRLKSDVEKGLPPKKETILKVGMSQMQKQYYRALLQKDLEVVNAGGERKRLLNIAMQLRKCCNHPYLFQGAEPGPPYTTGDHLITNAGKMVLLDKLLPKLKERDSRVLIFSQMTRLLDILEDYLMFRGYLYCRIDGNTGGEDRDASIESFNKPGSEKFVFLLSTRAGGLGINLATADVVILYDSDWNPQVDLQAQDRAHRIGQKKEVQVFRFCTEYTIEEKVIERAYKKLALDALVIQQGRLAEQKTVNKDELLQMVRFGAEMVFSSKDSTITDEDIDRIIAKGEAATAELDAKMKKFTEDAIKFKMDDTAELYDFDDDKDEIKFDLKKIVSENWIEPPKRERKRNYSESEYFKQTMHQSAPAKPKEPRIPRMPQLHDFQFFNTQRLSELYEKEVRYLMQTHQKNQVKDTIDVDEPEVGGDPLTAEELEEKERLLEEGFSSWSRRDFNTFIRACEKYGRNDIKSIASEMEGKTDQEVERYAKVFKERFKELNDYDRIIKNIERGEARISRKDEIMKAIGKKLDRYKNPWLEMKIQYGQNKGKLYNEECDRFMVCMVHKLGYGNWEELKAAFRTSPLFRFDWFVKSRTTQELARRCDTLIRLVEKENQECDERERQARKEKKLAKNITPSKRGGRQPTESPTQQKKRKQLSMDDYANSGKKRK from the exons ATGGCGAAATCGTCGAAGCCGGCGTCGTCTGATGAACCCCTATCCAATGGCTCCGATTCTTCTGAAGATGAGCGAATCAACGACCGGATGGAGGAAGACGACGACGACGACGAAGAGCTCGAAGCCGTTGCACGCTCCGACGCCGCTTCCGACGAAGACGATGAACCCGTCCCTGAAGAAATCGCCGATGAG gaCGAGTCTAACGGTGATGATCCAGAAGTTAGTAAGCGTGAAAAGGAAAGGTTAAAAGAAATGCAGAAGCTAAAGAAGCAGAAGGTTCAGGAAATATTGGACGCTCAGAATGCTGCCATTGATGCCGATATG AATAATAGGGGGAAGGGGCGTTTGAAGTATCTTTTGCAGCAAACAGAGTTGTTTGCTCATTTTGCTAAAGGTGACCAATCTTCATCACAAAAAAAGGTGAAAGGAAG GGGCCGTCATGCTTCAAAAGTAactgaagaggaagaagatgaagagtgTTTGAAGGAGGAAGAAGATGGTTTGTCTGGAAATACACGGTTGGTGACTCAGCCTTCTT GTATTCAGGGAAAGATGAGGGACTACCAACTTGCTGGTTTAAATTGGCTTATACGACTGTATGAGAATGGTATCAATGGAATTCTAGCAGATGAAATG GGATTGGGAAAAACTTTGCAAACCATCTCCTTAATGGGCTATCTGCATGAATACCGCGGGATTACTGGCCCTCATATGGTTGTTGCTCCAAAATCAACTCTTGGTAACTGGATGAATGAAATTCGTCGGTTTTGCCCAGTCTTGCGAGCTGTAAAGTTTCTTGGGAATCCTGAGGAACGA AGATGCATCCGTGAGGAGTTACTGGTTGCTGGGAAGTTTGATGTCTGTGTCACAAGTTTTGAAATGGCCATCAAGGAGAAGTCTACCTTGCGTCGTTTTAGTTGGCGCTATATAATTATTGATGAAGCCCATCGAATCAAGAATGAGAATTCACTCCTTTCAAAAACAATGAGACTCTACAATACTAATTACCGTCTTCTTATTACGGGTACTCCACTTCAG AATAATCTCCATGAGCTTTGGTCTCTTCTTAACTTTTTATTGCCGGAGATTTTTAGTTCAGCTGAAACCTTTGATGAGTGGTTCCAGATTTCTGGTGAAAATGATCAGCAGGAAGTCGTTCAACAACTTCACAAG GTTCTTCGTCCATTTCTCCTTCGTAGATTGAAGTCAGATGTTGAAAAAGGTTTGCCTCCCAAGAAGGAAACTATCCTGAAAGTAGGAATGTCCCAGATGCAGAAACAGTACTATAGGGCTTTGTTGCAAAAAGATCTTGAAGTTGTTAATGCTGGTGGAGAGCGTAAGCGTCTTCTGAACATCGCAATGCAGCTGCGCAAATGCTGTAATCACCCATATCTTTTCCAAGGTGCTGAACCTGGACCTCCATATACTACAGGGGACCATCTTATAACCAATGCCG GCAAAATGGTTCTCTTGGACAAGTTACTTCCAAAGCTGAAGGAACGTGATTCTCGAGTTCTGATATTTTCACAG ATGACAAGGCTGCTGGATATTCTTGAAGATTATTTGATGTTTCGCGGGTACCTGTATTGCCGGATTGATGGTAACACAGGTGGAGAAGATCGTGATGCGTCCATTGAATCCTTTAATAAGCCTGGAAGTGAGAAATTTGTTTTCTTGTTATCAACTAGAGCTGGAGGCCTTGGTATTAACCTTGCTACAGCAGATGTTGTCATTCTTTACGATAGTGACTG GAACCCACAAGTTGATTTGCAAGCACAAGATCGTGCTCATAGGATTGGTCAAAAGAAAGAAGTTCAAGTGTTCCGCTTTTGCACGGAG TATACTATTGAGGAAAAGGTGATTGAGAGGGCTTATAAAAAGCTCGCCCTAGATGCTCTGGTTATCCAACAAGGACGATTAGCAGAGCAGAAGA CTGTTAACAAGGATGAGTTGCTTCAAATGGTGAGGTTTGGTGCTGAAATGGTCTTCAGTTCCAAGGATAGCACAATCACTGATGAAGACATTGACAGAATCATTGCCAAAGGAGAAGCAGCAACTGCTGAACTTGATGCCAAGATGAAGAAATTTACTGAGGATGCAATTAAATTTAAGATGGATGATA CTGCTGAATtgtatgattttgatgatgataaG GATGAGATCAAGTTTGACTTAAAGAAAATTGTAAGTGAAAACTGGATTGAACCACCTAAAAGAGAGCGGAAGCGGAA TTACTCAGAATCTGAGTACTTCAAACAAACCATGCACCAGTCAGCTCCAGCAAAACCAAAGGAGCCTCGTATTCCTCGCATGCCTCAACT ACATGATTTCCAATTTTTTAACACTCAGAGGCTAAGTGAGTTGTATGAGAAAGAAGTACGCTATCTCATG cAAACACATCAGAAGAATCAGGTAAAGGACACAATTGATGTGGATGAACCTGAAG TAGGGGGAGATCCATTAACCGCAGAAGAGTTGGAAGAAAAGGAGAGACTACTAGAAGAG GGATTTTCTTCATGGAGTAGAAGAGATTTCAATACTTTCATTAGAGCTTGTGAGAAGTATGGACGGAATGATATAAAAAGTATCGCTTCAGAAATGGAAGGGAAAACTGATCAGGAAGTTGAAAGATATGCTAAAGTTTTTAAGGAACGCTTCAAGgagttaaatg attaTGATAGGATAATTAAGAACATTGAACGAGGAGAGGCCAGAATTTCTAGGAAAGATGAGATCATGAAAGCAATTGGCAAAAAATTGGATCGGTACAAGAATCCCTGGCTGGAAATGAAAATCCAATATGGTCAGAACAAAGGGAAGCTGTACAATGAAGAATGTGATCGATTCATG GTATGCATGGTTCACAAGCTTGGTTACGGGAATTGGGAGGAGTTGAAGGCAGCATTTCGTACATCACCCTTGTTTCGATTTGATTGGTTTGTGAAGTCGCGGACAACTCAAGAGCTGGCTCGGAGATGTGATACCCTCATCCGATTGGTTGAGAAGGAAAACCAAGAATGTGACGAGAGGGAGCGACAAGCCCGCAAGGAAAAGAAACTTGCCAAG AACATAACACCATCGAAGCGCGGAGGGAGGCAGCCAACTGAGAGTCCTACTCAACAAAAGAAACGCAAGCAGCTATCAATGGATGATTATGCGAACTCG GGTAAAAAGAGGAAGTGA